From Chryseobacterium gallinarum, one genomic window encodes:
- a CDS encoding TonB-dependent receptor domain-containing protein — translation MKLYISRLLLGTLFLFTQFIAAQNLSKNQFRVKGNCEMCKTRIEGAAKKAGAKTAVYSIDLQTLTLETDHIPADEILKKVAEAGHDNEKFKAPDTTYDGLPGCCHYERDLQPVQSETYPHHPAKKNNEFYVRGNCASCKARIEKAAKDAGADGAEWNAEKQTVTLNFDSSKTSSDKILKAIADAGHDNEKYKATDAVYNSLPGCCLYDRDFTFGEANPKVHYEEKATKHENHDEHGTSPADGSHSKKEKSIDGVVVTGSRAATSLNKKETGLVFNIDKKELLKAACCNLSESFETNATVDVSFSNAVTGTKQLKMLGLDQKYTSLTKEQLPEIRGLASAYGLNFIPGRWIESIQLTKGGSTVTNGYESITGQINTELLKNAKAPETSLNLFSDFNGRAEANITSVSPINDKWSQTFLLHGNGTFGNTDMNHDGFLDRPKGTQLNAAYLLNYNDLEKSGFGSHFGINFIRDERTAGQIGFDKKLAQNEQPAYGVGIDISRFQVWNKTGYVFKGKPYQSIGWMNQYVYHQQDSFFGLRNYSGQQHTYYSNLIFESIIGNTNHKYKTGASFLYDGYKETYLTDDFRRNEIVPGIFAEYTLTGLKYTLVAGARVDFHNLAGTQFTPRLNFKYDITPQTILRLSAGRGFRTANVFAESQHYFASNRSINIIPNGGNIYGLKPEIAWNYGASLQQEFKLFGRKSSIIADFFRTDFQDQVLVDLDQSPQQLTFYNLEGKSFANSLQTQWDFTPFRNFDVRLAYKYYDVQADYTGGRREVPFMAKHRGFVNLAYATNKNDKGGFWSFDTTLNWVGKQRLPDTSSNPAEFRLPVYSESYAVLNAQVSRNFNKKIRAYLGGENLTSYYQKNAIVDFKNPFGSYFDGGMVYAPIMKANFYVGLDVTF, via the coding sequence ATGAAATTATATATTTCCAGGTTGTTACTTGGTACATTATTCTTATTTACACAATTTATTGCTGCTCAAAACCTTTCAAAAAATCAGTTCAGAGTAAAAGGGAACTGTGAAATGTGCAAAACCAGAATAGAAGGTGCAGCTAAAAAAGCAGGAGCAAAAACAGCAGTTTATTCCATAGATCTTCAGACGCTGACCCTGGAGACAGATCATATTCCGGCAGATGAAATTTTAAAGAAAGTAGCAGAGGCAGGTCATGATAATGAAAAATTCAAAGCACCTGATACAACCTACGATGGTCTTCCCGGATGTTGTCATTACGAAAGAGACCTTCAGCCTGTTCAATCAGAAACCTACCCTCATCATCCTGCTAAAAAAAATAATGAATTTTATGTAAGGGGGAACTGCGCCTCATGCAAAGCAAGAATTGAAAAAGCTGCAAAAGATGCCGGGGCTGATGGCGCTGAATGGAATGCAGAAAAGCAAACTGTTACCCTGAATTTCGATTCGTCAAAAACTTCATCAGATAAAATTTTAAAAGCCATTGCTGATGCAGGCCATGACAATGAAAAGTACAAAGCAACGGACGCTGTTTATAACAGTCTTCCCGGATGTTGCCTGTACGACAGGGATTTCACCTTTGGAGAAGCTAATCCTAAAGTACATTATGAGGAGAAGGCCACCAAACATGAAAACCACGATGAACACGGAACATCACCTGCCGATGGATCTCACAGCAAAAAGGAAAAAAGCATTGACGGTGTTGTTGTAACAGGTTCCAGGGCGGCCACTTCTTTAAATAAAAAAGAGACCGGACTTGTCTTCAATATTGATAAAAAAGAACTTTTAAAGGCTGCATGTTGCAATTTATCGGAGAGCTTTGAGACCAATGCAACCGTAGATGTTTCTTTCAGCAATGCCGTTACCGGAACCAAGCAATTAAAAATGCTTGGATTGGATCAAAAATATACAAGCCTCACTAAGGAGCAGCTTCCTGAAATTCGTGGGCTGGCTTCTGCTTATGGACTGAACTTTATCCCGGGAAGATGGATAGAAAGTATACAGCTGACCAAAGGAGGAAGTACGGTAACCAACGGGTACGAAAGTATAACAGGACAAATTAACACCGAACTTTTGAAAAATGCAAAGGCTCCTGAGACTTCCCTGAACCTCTTTTCTGACTTCAACGGAAGGGCAGAAGCCAACATTACCAGCGTATCTCCCATTAATGATAAATGGTCACAGACATTTTTACTGCATGGGAACGGGACCTTCGGAAATACGGATATGAATCACGATGGTTTCCTGGACAGGCCAAAAGGAACACAACTCAACGCAGCTTACTTATTAAACTATAATGATTTGGAAAAATCCGGATTCGGGTCCCATTTCGGAATCAATTTTATCCGGGATGAGAGAACAGCCGGGCAAATAGGTTTTGATAAAAAACTGGCTCAGAACGAACAGCCTGCATATGGTGTAGGTATTGATATTTCAAGATTCCAGGTCTGGAACAAAACAGGATATGTTTTTAAAGGAAAGCCTTATCAGAGTATTGGCTGGATGAACCAGTATGTATATCACCAGCAAGACAGTTTTTTTGGATTGAGGAATTATTCAGGACAACAGCATACCTATTATTCCAATCTGATTTTTGAAAGTATTATTGGTAATACCAATCATAAATACAAAACCGGAGCAAGTTTTTTATATGACGGTTATAAAGAAACCTACCTTACCGATGATTTCAGAAGAAATGAGATTGTACCCGGGATTTTTGCCGAATATACTTTAACAGGGCTAAAGTATACTTTAGTAGCGGGCGCAAGGGTTGATTTCCATAACCTGGCAGGAACACAGTTTACCCCAAGATTAAATTTCAAATATGATATCACTCCTCAGACCATCCTGAGATTGTCTGCAGGAAGAGGGTTCAGAACGGCAAATGTTTTCGCTGAAAGCCAGCACTATTTTGCTTCCAACAGAAGTATCAATATTATACCGAATGGAGGAAACATTTATGGATTAAAACCTGAAATTGCATGGAATTATGGTGCCAGCTTGCAACAGGAATTTAAGCTTTTCGGAAGAAAATCTTCTATTATTGCTGATTTTTTCAGAACGGATTTCCAGGATCAGGTATTGGTAGATCTGGACCAGTCTCCACAGCAGCTTACATTCTATAACCTGGAAGGGAAATCTTTTGCCAACTCTTTACAGACCCAATGGGATTTTACTCCTTTCAGGAACTTTGATGTAAGGCTTGCTTATAAGTATTATGATGTACAGGCAGATTATACCGGAGGAAGAAGAGAAGTCCCTTTCATGGCGAAACACAGAGGATTCGTAAACCTGGCCTATGCTACCAATAAGAATGACAAAGGAGGATTCTGGAGCTTTGATACCACTTTGAACTGGGTAGGTAAACAAAGACTTCCGGACACCTCAAGCAATCCGGCAGAATTCCGGTTGCCGGTATATTCCGAATCCTACGCTGTATTGAATGCTCAGGTTTCGAGAAACTTTAATAAAAAGATCAGGGCTTACCTGGGTGGAGAAAACCTGACTTCCTATTATCAGAAAAATGCAATTGTAGATTTTAAAAATCCATTTGGAAGTTATTTTGATGGTGGAATGGTATATGCCCCGATCATGAAAGCTAATTTTTATGTTGGTCTTGATGTAACATTCTGA
- a CDS encoding cupin domain-containing protein, translating to MSTEKKEIFDRVEKMLQAQGFNIAAQDQTRPWGGFFVIDEIQAQDFANQYFDGLDVESLRIGGKLSPKILIVAPQARLSWQYHHRRAEIWQVVEGTVGIKRSNTDEEGELKEYHPKDQVKLQQGERHRLIGLDGWGIVAEIWQHTDASNPSDEDDIVRVQDDFGR from the coding sequence ATGAGTACAGAAAAGAAAGAAATATTCGACAGAGTAGAAAAAATGCTGCAGGCACAAGGTTTTAATATTGCAGCACAGGATCAGACAAGACCATGGGGCGGTTTTTTTGTGATTGATGAAATCCAGGCACAGGATTTTGCCAACCAATACTTTGATGGGCTTGATGTAGAAAGCCTGCGAATAGGAGGAAAATTGAGCCCAAAAATTCTTATCGTTGCTCCCCAGGCAAGACTCAGCTGGCAGTATCATCACAGAAGAGCTGAAATCTGGCAGGTGGTAGAAGGAACAGTAGGAATTAAAAGGAGTAATACCGATGAAGAAGGTGAGCTGAAAGAATACCACCCGAAAGACCAGGTGAAACTTCAGCAGGGGGAAAGACACCGTCTTATTGGTCTCGACGGATGGGGAATTGTTGCAGAAATCTGGCAGCATACCGATGCCTCCAATCCTTCAGATGAAGATGATATTGTAAGGGTACAGGACGATTTTGGAAGATAG
- a CDS encoding DUF6876 family protein codes for MSTNKHNKVKNSANELYDIYTFPNKLHGYKNGYKLTEGVNDIAVYENCFWLLDLIVDQQLFPELDDEVQNWELERIGDNLFNLSCSYDNGETVEEIKDLEADFYFDDLKIVKKGNIFCLPIEKDLYD; via the coding sequence ATGAGCACTAATAAGCATAACAAAGTTAAAAACTCGGCTAATGAACTATATGATATTTATACATTTCCGAATAAACTGCATGGGTATAAGAATGGGTACAAACTTACAGAAGGGGTAAATGATATAGCTGTTTATGAAAATTGTTTCTGGCTGCTGGACCTTATTGTAGATCAACAACTGTTTCCCGAGCTGGATGATGAAGTTCAGAACTGGGAACTTGAAAGGATCGGTGACAACCTGTTTAATCTCAGTTGCTCCTATGACAACGGAGAAACTGTTGAAGAAATTAAGGACCTAGAAGCTGATTTTTATTTTGATGATTTAAAAATTGTCAAAAAAGGTAATATATTTTGTCTTCCTATAGAGAAAGATCTTTATGACTAG